The Methanolacinia paynteri genomic sequence ATTATCCGCATAGAGATAGTCGGCACCTGCATCGGCGAAGAGTTTTGCAACATAGCTGTCTCCACCCGCTGCATACCAGGTTCCCTGGAAATCTATTCCTGAAAATACAATGGGTTTTGTCCCGGCACTTTCGGCCAGGTCCCTGATTGTGGTATAGTTTTCCTCAATTCTGTCAAAGACCTCGTTGGCTGTTTTTTCTTTATTGTAAAACAGGGCGAAGAACTTGATCCATTCGGCACGCCCGAGGGGATCGTTTTCCATCCAGTCCGAGACTACTGCAGGAGTTAAGCCTGCTTCCTCCAGTTTGTCGCGGTTATCGTATTCATCCGTGTTGCTGGCAGAACAGAAGACGACATCCGGATCAAGCTCTATCATCTGCTCGACCTTGAGCTGACTCTCCATCGACATCGCTCCGCTTCCGATCTCAAGCAGTTTGCCTTCGTCAGCGAGCTGTTGGTACTCGTCATCGTAAACAAGATCGATCCCGTTATGTCCTTTGATCGAGGAGGTCTCGTTCAGTTCTTTCAGGTGTGGAAGCTGTGTTGTTGAAAGAGTGATTATGGAATCTATTGGTATAGTGATAACTTCTGCATCCTGGTACCCTGATGGTATCTCCTCTCCCTCCTGGACGAGAAGGTATGTCAGGTCCTTCGAAGTTCTTCCCCACGGGTCGTTTACCTGGACTACTTTATATGTCCCGTGATATTCCACAGTATATCCTGTTGCATATTCGGGATATGCCTTGTCAGTAAAGAGATCTTCTGTATATGCGGATTGTTCCTGAACGGTTCCCGCGGACTGGCCATTGTCAGCACTGTTTAGAGAGAGGGAGATCCCCGTTATAGCAACCGCGATAATTATTGCCGCAACAAGTACAGCGTATATTATTTTTTTGTGTTTTTCATCTGCCAATTCATTCACCTTTAGTGTTATTGGAAAAATCCTCTTTGTCGATCGCGGGATTAAGAATAGAAAATCCGGAGAACATTATCCAAATCCTCAAAAACCGCTTTTCACGCACCAGGAGCTTAGCCTGATCCAGTTGTCGATAATCGGGTCACGCTCGTTCATCACGTAGCTGAAGTCCGGGGAATTCCTGACGCCTGCCATCTCGGGAAGGGCCTTCATTATGGAAAATGCTGTTTTTTTGCCTGCATTTTCCGGGATAAGGCCCCAGTTGATCTCATCGACGATATGCAGAATTGAGGCGGTCATTGCAACAACGGAAGGGTTCTTTGAAAAGTCACGAAGGTTTTTAATGAACAACTCTTTTTTGTTCTCGCCTTCAAGCGAGGATGCGGTCTGCCAGTATTTTTTCTCGTCAATACCAAAGCGTTCCAGCCTGATCAGCATATCACGCTGGTTGTCAGGGTTAAGGCCGGTCTGCCTGTCAAGCGCCTCGGTTGTTGCATCTATTACGCATTTTGCGACAAGTTCCCCGAGTTTTGAGTGTTTTCCTGCCCATGTTATGACATTCGGGCTGTGCATGTTGGATATTACGCTGATCTGGTCTGTTCCCGATCCTGTGGCAATTCCTGTCGAATACCTGCTCGGGGCCATAAGCTGCTGGATTGCAACCGTTTTTGCTTCGGTTGCAGTCATTATCATCCTGCTTAATGCATGGGCTGGAAGCCTGGAACTTATAATGATAATCGTGTTGATGGTCCCGCCTACGTATACCGAATTTCCGTCCTCTTCATGCCAGGATGCGGGATCTCCC encodes the following:
- a CDS encoding ABC transporter substrate-binding protein; amino-acid sequence: MADEKHKKIIYAVLVAAIIIAVAITGISLSLNSADNGQSAGTVQEQSAYTEDLFTDKAYPEYATGYTVEYHGTYKVVQVNDPWGRTSKDLTYLLVQEGEEIPSGYQDAEVITIPIDSIITLSTTQLPHLKELNETSSIKGHNGIDLVYDDEYQQLADEGKLLEIGSGAMSMESQLKVEQMIELDPDVVFCSASNTDEYDNRDKLEEAGLTPAVVSDWMENDPLGRAEWIKFFALFYNKEKTANEVFDRIEENYTTIRDLAESAGTKPIVFSGIDFQGTWYAAGGDSYVAKLFADAGADYLYADNNESGSIALDFESVYEKAQDADFWMNTGYGNDAADLLSYDSRYSKFMAYQTGNVYNYNARENEYGGDDYWQSGIIKPDVILADLVKIFHPELLPDHELYYYKNIGATQTEESA
- a CDS encoding adenosylcobinamide amidohydrolase, which codes for MAEYENKPGEPVTELKMIYETGSGEKIYRNNNTIVVKLPENRNCITTSYVNGGYQENLEAVFNHEPDQTRGHCGHDMEGGSVEAYTEIHAKRLGLNPGRIAAMMTAAKMKNAAISSRCFRDLEVTAIVTAGIEVNGGRAGDPASWHEEDGNSVYVGGTINTIIIISSRLPAHALSRMIMTATEAKTVAIQQLMAPSRYSTGIATGSGTDQISVISNMHSPNVITWAGKHSKLGELVAKCVIDATTEALDRQTGLNPDNQRDMLIRLERFGIDEKKYWQTASSLEGENKKELFIKNLRDFSKNPSVVAMTASILHIVDEINWGLIPENAGKKTAFSIMKALPEMAGVRNSPDFSYVMNERDPIIDNWIRLSSWCVKSGF